In Candidatus Kryptonium sp., the following are encoded in one genomic region:
- a CDS encoding sigma 54-interacting transcriptional regulator — protein sequence MDIVIGSLKNIFDDALIAASTDEPVLILGETGTGKEVLARFIHQNSSRKDKIFIPINCAAIPSNLLESELFGYKKGAFTGADKDKKGILEEADGGTVFLDEIGELPIESQVKILRAIEEKEIIPIGDTKPKHVDVRFIASTNVDLKSKVEKGEFRKDLYYRLSVFVYKLPPLRERIYDLPDFVRYFIQSSGKNVKVDPAVMEIFFCYPWPGNIRELRSVIVYSLAKSNGSDIKIENLPDYLINFCKHPKVLRSSNAREKLECFEAYLISETMKEHPEPKEAANFLGISLRTFYRKLKKYKINLPK from the coding sequence ATGGATATAGTCATTGGCTCACTAAAAAATATATTTGACGATGCTTTAATTGCTGCATCAACTGACGAACCGGTTTTGATACTTGGTGAAACTGGAACGGGGAAGGAAGTTTTAGCAAGATTTATTCATCAAAACTCAAGTAGAAAAGACAAAATTTTCATACCTATAAATTGCGCTGCCATTCCTTCAAATCTTCTTGAAAGTGAACTTTTTGGATACAAAAAGGGAGCATTCACTGGGGCAGATAAGGATAAAAAAGGAATTCTTGAAGAAGCGGATGGTGGAACGGTTTTTCTTGATGAGATCGGAGAGTTACCGATTGAATCCCAAGTTAAAATTTTGAGAGCAATAGAAGAAAAAGAGATAATTCCCATTGGTGACACAAAACCTAAACACGTTGATGTTCGTTTTATCGCTTCAACGAATGTTGATTTAAAATCAAAAGTTGAGAAAGGTGAATTCAGGAAGGATTTATACTATAGACTTTCTGTTTTTGTGTATAAGCTTCCACCGTTGAGAGAAAGAATTTACGATTTGCCTGATTTCGTTAGATATTTTATTCAGTCATCAGGAAAAAATGTCAAGGTTGATCCAGCGGTGATGGAGATTTTCTTTTGTTATCCTTGGCCAGGTAATATACGAGAATTGCGAAGCGTTATAGTTTATTCACTCGCAAAGTCAAATGGTTCTGATATTAAGATTGAAAATTTACCTGATTATTTGATTAATTTCTGTAAGCATCCTAAAGTTTTAAGAAGCAGTAACGCCAGGGAAAAACTTGAATGCTTTGAAGCATATTTAATCTCTGAAACAATGAAGGAACATCCAGAGCCAAAAGAGGCGGCGAATTTTCTTGGAATAAGTTTGAGGACATTCTATCGGAAATTAAAGAAATATAAAATCAACCTTCCGAAATAG
- a CDS encoding M28 family peptidase: MFFKIKELKLMKVFLLLIIGLFFLSCASVDGTVELGLNKISVENIQKNISFLASDSLKGRNTPSPELDIAAEFIAQKFREYGLKPINGSYFQRVEFVRVDLGDVNNFVLLKNGERINFEIGTDFVPYNFGEGEIEAGIVFAGYGITAKEYGYDDYQGIDVRGKIVVVLRDEPQEMDTSSIFNGARPTRYSFPRYKVQNALEHGAVGVIILPDPLNHMILKPRGHAWPRLFRSLPQTSLPIQLAYLQRGSIPAVESGERFINEVFGDVQVLKDIQRSIDETLKPRSFEIENVRIKINIDFAKEYVYANNVVGFVEGSDKKLKDEIIIVGAHYDHVGYFSPSVMGSAEKDSIYNGADDNASGTVGMMEVARAFGLSRTKPRRSILFIAFCGEEKGLLGSRFYVDNPLFPIEKTIAMVNLDMIGRNSIDSLILIGWSYSDDMRKLVEEENKAIGFKFSYNGERDFSRSDQASFARKGIPVIFFHSGEHQDYHKVSDEVAKINFAKIERVAKLCYRVVYKLANSELKPKLNEIRPSD; encoded by the coding sequence TCATAGGATTATTTTTTCTTTCCTGTGCTTCCGTGGATGGAACTGTTGAGTTGGGACTCAACAAAATTTCAGTAGAGAACATTCAGAAAAATATATCTTTTCTCGCCTCGGATTCTTTAAAAGGTAGAAACACGCCAAGTCCCGAACTTGATATCGCTGCTGAATTTATTGCACAGAAGTTTAGGGAATATGGTTTAAAACCTATCAACGGAAGCTATTTTCAAAGGGTTGAATTTGTTAGGGTTGACCTTGGAGATGTTAATAATTTTGTCCTTTTAAAAAATGGAGAGAGGATAAACTTTGAGATAGGGACTGATTTTGTTCCATATAATTTTGGCGAAGGTGAGATTGAAGCGGGGATTGTGTTCGCGGGATATGGGATAACGGCGAAAGAATATGGATATGATGATTATCAAGGAATAGATGTAAGGGGTAAAATTGTGGTTGTGTTAAGAGATGAACCACAAGAAATGGATACATCAAGTATCTTTAATGGTGCTCGTCCGACGAGATATTCTTTCCCGAGGTATAAAGTTCAAAACGCGCTTGAACACGGCGCGGTTGGTGTTATAATTTTACCAGATCCATTGAATCACATGATATTAAAACCGCGAGGTCATGCTTGGCCAAGGCTCTTTAGGAGTTTACCTCAAACCTCTTTACCAATTCAACTTGCGTATTTACAAAGGGGTTCTATCCCAGCGGTTGAATCTGGTGAAAGATTCATCAATGAAGTTTTCGGTGATGTTCAAGTTTTGAAAGACATACAAAGATCAATTGATGAAACATTGAAGCCAAGATCTTTTGAGATTGAAAATGTGAGAATAAAAATCAATATAGATTTCGCAAAGGAATATGTCTATGCAAATAATGTAGTTGGATTTGTTGAAGGAAGCGATAAAAAACTAAAAGATGAGATTATAATTGTTGGAGCACATTATGACCATGTTGGATATTTTTCACCGTCTGTGATGGGTTCCGCCGAAAAAGACAGCATCTATAATGGAGCTGATGATAATGCCTCTGGAACTGTGGGAATGATGGAAGTAGCGAGGGCTTTTGGACTAAGTAGGACTAAGCCCAGAAGAAGCATTCTTTTCATTGCTTTTTGTGGGGAAGAAAAAGGACTTCTCGGTTCAAGGTTTTATGTTGATAATCCACTTTTCCCAATTGAGAAAACAATTGCGATGGTGAACCTTGATATGATAGGGCGTAATTCAATTGATAGTTTGATATTGATCGGATGGAGTTATAGTGATGATATGAGAAAGTTGGTTGAGGAGGAAAACAAAGCGATTGGATTTAAGTTTTCTTACAACGGTGAAAGGGATTTCTCAAGGAGTGATCAAGCAAGTTTTGCAAGGAAGGGTATCCCTGTAATCTTCTTTCATTCGGGGGAGCACCAAGATTACCATAAGGTAAGTGATGAGGTTGCTAAAATTAATTTTGCAAAAATTGAAAGGGTCGCAAAGCTTTGTTATCGGGTGGTTTATAAACTAGCAAATTCGGAGCTTAAGCCAAAGTTAAATGAGATCCGACCTTCAGATTAA
- a CDS encoding lipopolysaccharide heptosyltransferase family protein: MKIFDFEIPECKNFTGYKPCYPYSKCYEQGCIDPKPFGVKILIINLDAMGNVLLTTSILPAIKRKYPQSTIYWLTLKNTHLLLENNPYLDEVFVWDPETWLVLENMKFDIIMNVDKSRRATALTMKLKADKKLGYGMNEHGQIIPLSESASYDYKLGLDDELKFRRNQKTRQEILCEMFELDYKRDEYVLVLSEEEKKFSEEYKKKVGIKSGELVVGFNTGCSPLYPNKKMTIEQHVELIRRFSKYDDLKLVLLGGPEDTKRNEEIFNRAIQIDGVAGKLINTPTTEGIRRGICYENICDVVITGDSYGMHLAIALKKFVIAWFGLSSWVEIDLYDRGVKLIPEGLECAPCWKKVCPYNLECIKMIDLDKIEQVVLSYRKEFLDARAERNKVEKVSKI; the protein is encoded by the coding sequence ATGAAGATTTTTGATTTTGAAATACCTGAATGTAAAAACTTTACTGGTTATAAGCCTTGTTATCCATATTCAAAATGTTACGAACAAGGTTGCATTGACCCTAAACCTTTTGGTGTTAAAATTTTGATAATCAACCTTGATGCAATGGGCAATGTCCTCTTGACTACATCCATTCTTCCTGCTATAAAGAGAAAATACCCACAAAGCACGATCTATTGGTTAACCCTTAAAAATACTCATCTTTTGCTTGAGAACAATCCATATCTTGATGAGGTTTTTGTTTGGGATCCCGAAACATGGCTTGTGCTTGAAAATATGAAGTTTGATATAATAATGAATGTTGATAAGTCAAGAAGGGCAACTGCTTTAACTATGAAATTAAAAGCAGATAAAAAACTTGGCTATGGTATGAATGAGCATGGGCAGATAATACCTTTAAGTGAATCCGCAAGCTATGATTATAAGTTGGGACTTGATGACGAGTTAAAGTTTAGGAGAAATCAAAAAACGAGGCAAGAGATCTTGTGTGAGATGTTTGAATTGGACTATAAACGAGATGAATATGTTCTCGTTTTGAGCGAAGAAGAAAAAAAATTCTCGGAAGAGTATAAGAAAAAAGTTGGGATAAAAAGCGGTGAGCTTGTTGTTGGATTTAACACTGGATGTTCCCCTTTATACCCGAATAAAAAAATGACAATTGAACAGCATGTTGAATTGATAAGGCGTTTTTCAAAATATGACGATTTAAAGCTTGTTTTACTTGGTGGACCTGAAGATACGAAGCGAAACGAAGAGATATTTAATCGCGCGATTCAGATTGACGGAGTTGCTGGTAAACTCATCAACACTCCAACGACCGAAGGAATTAGACGAGGAATTTGCTATGAAAACATTTGCGATGTTGTTATAACTGGCGATTCGTATGGGATGCATCTTGCTATTGCTTTAAAAAAGTTCGTAATCGCGTGGTTTGGATTAAGTTCGTGGGTTGAAATTGATCTTTATGATAGAGGTGTTAAGTTAATACCAGAAGGACTTGAATGTGCACCGTGTTGGAAAAAAGTTTGTCCGTATAATCTTGAATGCATAAAGATGATTGATCTTGATAAAATTGAACAAGTGGTTTTAAGTTACAGAAAGGAATTTCTTGACGCTCGGGCTGAAAGGAATAAAGTTGAAAAGGTTTCTAAAATTTAG
- a CDS encoding GIY-YIG nuclease family protein, with protein sequence MSYFVYILKSLKDDNFYIGHTRDISKRLNQHNSGKVKATKGRRPLKLIYVEKFETRSEAFKREKFLKSPAGYFEKMDIIAKFGN encoded by the coding sequence GTGTCATACTTTGTTTACATACTTAAAAGTTTGAAAGACGACAATTTTTATATAGGACATACAAGGGATATAAGCAAAAGATTAAATCAACATAATTCTGGTAAGGTTAAGGCTACAAAAGGAAGAAGACCATTAAAGTTGATATATGTTGAGAAATTTGAAACCCGAAGTGAAGCTTTCAAGAGAGAAAAGTTTTTGAAAAGTCCCGCAGGTTATTTTGAGAAAATGGATATTATTGCTAAGTTTGGCAATTGA
- the cooS gene encoding anaerobic carbon-monoxide dehydrogenase catalytic subunit, giving the protein MADILKDKERVWESKSNNYGLLPESNIELLKKEARESKTTSLQRLALQEPQCGFGELGVCCRMCYMGPCRIDVFNGGPRVGVCGATADVIVARNLLRETVGGAAAHTEHAMDIAEVLKEVAEGKISTYTIKDEEKLKRVAENLGIKTEGKDIKEIAKEVAEISLEDFRRLEKEPAVWLKAYTPKSSYEQLEKLGVIPHNVWRPIMNAMHRTSMGNDADTVNIMLADLQMGLIDGLGLIMATELSDVLFGTPKPIHSWANLAVIKQDFVNIAVHGHNPLLSEKIVEWANKLNDKAKALGAKGINIVGVCCTGNEVLMRHGVPMAGNEFQAELAIATGALDAMVVDYQCVWPILSDVASCYHTKLITTISFVKIPGAIHIEYSPEKADEIAQKVIETALEAYKKRDPAKVFIPDSVEEVVAGFSVEALIDILKKINPEDPLKPLIDNIVNGNIFGVVAIVGCPNPKTRRLAFTERMIKGLIKNNVLVIVTGCTAHIAGQSGFLNPNKVDSFEVGEGLKQVLKALGNVAGLNSLPVAIHMGSCVDNSRIGFLLKALSEKLGLKVSDLPVVASAPELISEKAISIGTWALALGVTVHVCPPPRVLGGPKVTEILTKDLKTLTGGEAYVECDPELAVKGILDRIKQKRIALNLPIPELVLV; this is encoded by the coding sequence ATGGCAGATATTTTAAAAGACAAAGAAAGAGTTTGGGAGAGCAAATCAAATAATTACGGTCTACTTCCAGAATCAAATATTGAACTTTTAAAGAAGGAAGCAAGAGAATCTAAAACAACATCTTTGCAAAGATTAGCTTTGCAAGAACCTCAATGTGGATTCGGTGAGCTTGGAGTTTGTTGTAGGATGTGTTATATGGGTCCGTGTAGAATTGATGTTTTCAACGGAGGGCCAAGGGTTGGAGTTTGTGGTGCAACTGCTGATGTTATAGTTGCGAGGAATTTGTTAAGGGAAACAGTTGGTGGGGCAGCTGCTCACACGGAACATGCAATGGATATTGCAGAAGTTCTCAAAGAAGTTGCTGAGGGCAAAATTTCAACTTATACAATCAAGGATGAGGAAAAACTTAAAAGAGTTGCGGAAAACCTTGGAATAAAAACAGAGGGAAAAGATATAAAAGAGATAGCGAAAGAGGTTGCTGAAATATCACTTGAGGATTTCCGACGGCTTGAGAAGGAGCCAGCGGTATGGCTTAAGGCTTATACTCCAAAGTCAAGTTATGAACAACTTGAAAAGCTTGGAGTAATTCCACACAATGTTTGGCGTCCTATAATGAATGCGATGCATAGAACGAGCATGGGGAATGATGCTGACACAGTGAACATAATGCTTGCTGATTTACAAATGGGCTTGATAGACGGGCTTGGTTTAATCATGGCGACTGAACTTTCGGATGTTCTTTTTGGTACTCCTAAACCAATACATAGTTGGGCAAATCTTGCTGTTATAAAGCAAGATTTTGTCAATATTGCTGTGCATGGTCATAATCCGCTCCTTTCTGAGAAAATTGTTGAATGGGCAAATAAGTTGAACGATAAAGCTAAAGCCCTTGGAGCAAAAGGAATAAACATTGTTGGGGTTTGCTGCACAGGAAATGAGGTTTTAATGAGACATGGGGTTCCCATGGCTGGTAATGAATTTCAAGCGGAACTTGCAATCGCAACTGGTGCACTTGACGCAATGGTGGTTGATTATCAATGTGTATGGCCAATTTTGAGTGATGTTGCTTCATGTTATCATACAAAGCTTATTACAACAATTTCATTTGTGAAGATCCCAGGAGCGATTCATATTGAATATTCACCTGAAAAAGCTGATGAAATTGCTCAAAAGGTGATCGAAACCGCTCTTGAAGCTTATAAAAAAAGAGACCCAGCGAAAGTTTTCATACCTGATTCAGTAGAAGAAGTGGTAGCGGGATTCTCAGTTGAAGCGTTGATTGATATACTTAAAAAGATTAATCCGGAGGATCCGCTTAAACCATTGATTGATAACATTGTAAATGGGAATATATTTGGTGTTGTTGCAATAGTTGGTTGTCCAAATCCAAAGACAAGACGACTTGCTTTCACCGAAAGAATGATAAAGGGTTTGATAAAGAATAATGTTTTGGTTATTGTAACTGGTTGCACTGCACATATAGCTGGTCAATCGGGATTTTTGAATCCAAACAAGGTTGATTCGTTTGAAGTTGGGGAAGGGTTAAAACAAGTTTTAAAAGCGCTTGGGAATGTTGCTGGATTAAATAGTTTGCCTGTTGCAATTCACATGGGTTCTTGTGTAGATAATTCAAGAATTGGTTTCTTACTTAAAGCGTTGTCTGAAAAACTTGGTTTAAAGGTTTCAGATTTGCCTGTTGTTGCATCGGCTCCGGAGTTAATTTCTGAGAAAGCGATCTCAATTGGAACTTGGGCTTTAGCTCTTGGCGTAACAGTTCATGTTTGTCCACCGCCAAGGGTGCTTGGAGGTCCAAAAGTGACGGAGATATTAACGAAAGATTTAAAAACATTAACAGGCGGAGAAGCTTATGTTGAATGTGATCCAGAGCTTGCTGTTAAGGGAATACTTGATAGAATTAAGCAAAAGAGAATAGCCTTAAACTTGCCTATCCCTGAACTTGTTCTAGTTTAA
- a CDS encoding 4Fe-4S dicluster domain-containing protein, whose translation MKRVFIEPAKCTGCKSCEIACAIEHSVSKDLYKAIFEEPHPPRFNTVLKFDGFMASLRCNHCDDAPCVAICPTSAIYRDSETDLVVYNDTKCIGCWQCAIACPFGAIYPDLDRKVSRKCDGCNERIKSGGIPACVEACPTNSLIYTDVVTLEQYKKISTLSALSKTTKTYMEVI comes from the coding sequence ATGAAGAGAGTTTTCATTGAACCGGCCAAATGCACAGGTTGTAAGAGTTGCGAAATAGCCTGTGCAATTGAGCATTCAGTTTCAAAGGATCTTTACAAAGCAATTTTTGAGGAACCACATCCACCAAGATTTAACACTGTTTTGAAGTTTGATGGTTTTATGGCTTCTTTGCGATGCAATCACTGTGATGACGCACCGTGCGTTGCTATTTGTCCGACATCAGCAATTTATAGAGATAGTGAAACTGATCTTGTAGTTTATAATGATACTAAATGTATTGGTTGTTGGCAGTGCGCAATTGCCTGCCCGTTTGGTGCAATTTATCCGGATTTGGATCGGAAAGTTTCAAGAAAGTGCGATGGATGTAATGAAAGGATTAAAAGTGGGGGAATCCCAGCGTGTGTTGAAGCATGTCCGACAAATTCATTGATTTATACCGATGTTGTCACACTTGAACAATATAAAAAGATCTCAACGCTTTCGGCTCTTTCAAAGACAACAAAAACTTATATGGAGGTAATATAA
- a CDS encoding AAA family ATPase has translation MPFTKASEEERDRIIKEILSEVPEVNRKVEEGRRIVITGKGGVGKTIVCAVLSHLFADAGFNVLAVDEDPQMNLPFAIGLPFDKANEIVPLNKQIDYIEEKTGARPGSGWGLFFKLNPDVSDVVERFGVKVKDRLNLLVMGTVAQPSVGCACPENDLLQAVVNYINLRRGEIILMDTEAGLEHFGRAIAKGFHHAIIISEPNFNSIYVMSQAVKLAKGLGIKNLHLVFNKVRNDRKKVEELLSTFDSELNKLPVYFLPYDEEILKAEPSILPVLENKESLFVRSVLTLFKNLLQD, from the coding sequence ATGCCTTTTACAAAAGCGAGCGAAGAAGAAAGAGATAGGATTATAAAAGAGATACTTTCTGAAGTTCCAGAGGTTAATAGGAAAGTTGAGGAGGGAAGGAGGATAGTTATAACGGGTAAAGGCGGGGTTGGGAAAACAATAGTTTGTGCCGTGCTTTCTCATTTGTTTGCAGATGCTGGTTTTAATGTTCTTGCTGTTGATGAGGATCCACAGATGAATTTGCCATTTGCAATTGGTTTGCCCTTTGACAAAGCAAATGAAATAGTGCCACTAAACAAGCAGATTGATTATATTGAGGAAAAGACGGGAGCAAGACCAGGAAGTGGTTGGGGATTGTTTTTCAAGTTAAATCCAGATGTAAGCGATGTAGTTGAAAGATTTGGTGTGAAAGTCAAAGATAGGTTAAACCTTCTTGTTATGGGGACGGTAGCCCAGCCATCGGTGGGATGCGCTTGCCCTGAAAATGATTTGCTTCAAGCGGTGGTAAACTACATAAATTTGCGCAGGGGTGAGATCATCTTGATGGACACCGAGGCTGGGCTTGAACATTTCGGAAGAGCTATTGCAAAAGGATTTCACCACGCCATTATTATTTCAGAACCGAATTTTAATTCAATCTATGTGATGAGTCAAGCTGTTAAACTCGCAAAAGGGCTTGGGATCAAAAACCTTCATCTTGTTTTCAACAAAGTGAGAAATGATAGGAAGAAGGTTGAAGAATTACTTTCAACTTTTGATAGCGAACTAAACAAGTTGCCTGTTTATTTCTTGCCGTATGACGAAGAGATTTTAAAAGCGGAGCCATCTATTCTTCCAGTCCTTGAGAATAAAGAGTCGCTATTCGTTAGGTCGGTTCTTACGCTTTTCAAAAATCTATTGCAGGATTAA
- a CDS encoding PAS domain S-box protein has protein sequence MFFGVRLASQILNFIFSFFPIATLLYLAYKIWERKRTPSGFFQLFLSLILTFVSSFQTFILVLFFDYLYDYEATIATIVFSAGLVFALSGISKIADNLSQNLNEEIKKIIKWILFLSLVFILIYYVPVYFKIQRTFIWKVGALFYILSHIMLWGIFTSIAEIAALVEEMKNKRNVLRVLSFYFLVEPLIYLTLVTFNVLPSWLFTARTIMAVISAGIALYVVFFTTVFTLKFLNKIISGVERAYEGRIKLISLRKIRSFVFTSLPFIGVLLFLQALLIKTYIEFEVKGYANDKVSLLKSIANSVEFEVKNTYKILEELSKDKDIVEINTPMLHQKYEGVFPRFPNYIRNVSRIDEKGVLRYTYPVDLKVIGLDVSYQEHNKKFLMLKKPIVGSVFRAVQGYDAVAIAFPVFDSMGKFRGGVSCLIDVNRMLEHFIEITGGGLDEFLVFNVNSGSVLFAKNLEFIGVDFYNALNKLVRSDVKAIVMERINQSSSDGFVISGRHKWLRKLNFAFSFAKVELLDNPTETWAIVNLLDEENLLTRFGYHLRIYVILFIGSLLILGYLLFVYFNSVKYSFDLEEELNQRTKEIFDSERKYKELADNPLAGLAIYNQDAFIFVNRKLCEIFGYEMDEFLKLTPFDIIHQDDRDKWIERTMKMLRGEFAPEKASYRGIKRDGSVAYLTCYSKLVYHEGKPAVQTVILDTTKEKLQEDMLRHLQRVESIGTFTMGMAHDFNNILQVIVASAQMIDIKSQKGELKSEDLKKYIDNIITISNRGAELIKRLKIFVRKEIPSAEVLEFEQVVLNTVEILKSVFPKFIEIEVKLNTKDTKVYGSRTEIQQALLNIAINAKDAIVEKREKGLLDGGGMITIETGIKDVSFEDSEILKVNPGRYVCVAVTDNGIGMDENVKTRIFEPFFTTKRPEIGTGLGMATVFGIVTSHSGYITVDSKPGEGTRVEFCLPVIGIEKSPEKITTEILSKEKALQRSATLIISENDELRKKLKKILESAGFEVLCSDDRVLAVKMLSENLDKIDLILINSKTPRIKLKDTIAELKILKPEVKIVLLYSTPETLEIEGVEVLEKPEEEIESIIRIFNKSET, from the coding sequence GTGTTTTTCGGAGTTAGATTAGCGAGCCAGATTTTGAATTTTATTTTTTCTTTCTTTCCAATTGCGACTTTGCTATATCTTGCATACAAAATTTGGGAGAGGAAAAGAACTCCATCGGGCTTTTTTCAACTTTTTCTATCTCTTATTTTGACATTTGTTTCATCTTTCCAAACTTTTATCCTTGTTTTGTTCTTTGATTATCTTTACGATTATGAAGCAACGATCGCAACGATTGTTTTTTCGGCAGGGCTCGTGTTTGCTTTAAGTGGAATTAGCAAAATTGCTGATAATTTATCACAGAATTTAAATGAAGAGATAAAAAAGATCATTAAATGGATTCTTTTCCTTTCCTTAGTTTTTATACTCATCTACTATGTTCCAGTTTACTTTAAAATTCAACGAACTTTTATCTGGAAGGTTGGGGCTCTTTTTTATATTTTGAGCCATATCATGCTTTGGGGGATATTTACATCAATCGCAGAGATCGCAGCACTTGTTGAAGAGATGAAAAATAAACGCAATGTTTTGAGAGTTTTAAGTTTTTATTTTCTCGTTGAACCGTTGATTTATCTTACGCTTGTTACATTTAATGTTTTACCTTCCTGGCTTTTCACAGCAAGGACTATAATGGCAGTGATAAGTGCTGGAATCGCGCTTTATGTTGTTTTTTTCACAACCGTTTTTACATTAAAATTTCTAAATAAAATCATTTCTGGTGTTGAAAGAGCTTATGAGGGAAGGATAAAACTTATTTCATTGCGGAAGATAAGATCCTTCGTTTTCACATCTTTGCCCTTTATTGGTGTTCTTTTGTTTTTGCAAGCACTTTTGATAAAAACATATATTGAGTTTGAAGTCAAAGGGTACGCGAATGATAAAGTGAGTCTTCTGAAAAGCATTGCAAATAGTGTAGAGTTTGAAGTCAAAAATACTTATAAAATTCTTGAGGAACTTTCAAAGGATAAAGATATCGTTGAAATCAATACCCCGATGCTTCATCAAAAATATGAAGGAGTTTTTCCCAGATTTCCTAATTACATAAGAAATGTTAGCAGAATTGATGAAAAAGGGGTTTTGAGATATACATATCCAGTTGATCTGAAAGTAATTGGTCTTGATGTGAGTTATCAGGAGCACAATAAGAAGTTTTTGATGTTGAAAAAGCCGATCGTTGGTTCGGTTTTCAGAGCGGTTCAGGGTTACGATGCGGTTGCAATTGCATTTCCAGTTTTTGATTCTATGGGGAAGTTTAGAGGTGGGGTTTCGTGTTTAATTGATGTCAATAGAATGCTTGAGCATTTCATAGAGATAACTGGAGGTGGGTTGGATGAGTTTTTAGTTTTCAATGTTAACTCCGGTTCTGTTCTTTTCGCAAAGAATTTAGAATTCATTGGAGTTGATTTTTACAATGCTTTAAATAAACTTGTCCGCTCAGATGTTAAAGCGATAGTTATGGAACGGATCAATCAATCTTCTTCTGATGGTTTTGTCATTTCCGGAAGACATAAGTGGTTGAGAAAATTAAACTTTGCCTTTTCATTTGCGAAAGTTGAACTTCTTGATAATCCGACGGAAACATGGGCAATTGTAAATCTGCTTGACGAGGAAAATCTTTTAACAAGATTTGGGTATCATTTGAGAATATATGTTATTTTATTTATTGGTTCGCTTTTGATTTTGGGTTATTTGCTTTTTGTTTATTTCAACTCCGTTAAATACAGCTTTGACCTTGAAGAAGAACTTAATCAGAGAACGAAGGAAATTTTTGATTCAGAGCGCAAATATAAAGAGCTCGCGGATAATCCGCTTGCCGGGTTGGCTATTTATAATCAGGATGCTTTCATATTTGTTAATAGAAAATTATGTGAAATTTTTGGGTATGAAATGGACGAGTTTTTAAAACTTACACCTTTTGATATAATTCATCAAGATGATAGGGATAAATGGATTGAAAGAACTATGAAAATGTTGCGCGGTGAATTTGCCCCTGAGAAGGCATCATATAGAGGAATAAAGAGGGATGGAAGCGTCGCTTATCTTACATGTTATTCCAAGTTGGTGTATCACGAGGGGAAGCCTGCTGTTCAAACTGTTATCCTTGATACGACAAAGGAAAAGTTGCAAGAAGATATGTTGAGACATTTGCAGAGGGTTGAATCAATTGGAACATTTACGATGGGGATGGCACACGATTTTAACAACATACTACAGGTAATCGTTGCTTCTGCGCAGATGATAGATATTAAATCTCAAAAAGGCGAGTTAAAAAGTGAAGATTTGAAAAAATATATTGATAACATCATCACGATATCAAATCGCGGGGCTGAACTTATAAAGCGTTTGAAGATTTTTGTGCGTAAAGAGATACCAAGCGCGGAAGTTCTTGAATTTGAGCAAGTGGTACTAAACACGGTTGAGATTTTGAAATCGGTATTTCCAAAGTTTATTGAGATTGAGGTCAAATTGAATACAAAGGATACCAAAGTTTATGGGTCAAGAACGGAAATTCAACAAGCTTTGTTAAACATTGCAATAAACGCCAAGGACGCAATAGTTGAAAAAAGAGAAAAAGGTTTACTTGATGGAGGTGGGATGATAACGATTGAAACTGGAATTAAAGATGTTTCATTTGAGGATTCCGAGATTTTAAAAGTAAATCCGGGTAGGTATGTTTGTGTCGCTGTGACTGATAATGGTATTGGAATGGATGAAAACGTAAAAACGCGAATCTTTGAACCATTCTTCACAACGAAAAGACCTGAAATTGGCACTGGACTTGGAATGGCAACTGTATTTGGAATTGTGACATCACATAGTGGATACATCACGGTTGATTCAAAACCGGGAGAAGGAACAAGGGTTGAATTTTGTCTTCCAGTGATTGGAATTGAAAAATCTCCAGAGAAAATTACAACTGAAATTCTTTCTAAAGAAAAAGCGCTCCAAAGAAGTGCTACCTTGATTATTTCTGAAAATGATGAATTAAGAAAAAAATTAAAGAAAATTTTGGAAAGTGCTGGATTTGAGGTCCTATGTTCAGATGACAGAGTTCTAGCTGTCAAAATGTTGAGCGAAAATTTGGATAAAATTGATTTGATCCTTATAAATTCAAAAACGCCGAGGATAAAGTTAAAAGATACTATTGCTGAGTTGAAAATTCTGAAGCCGGAGGTTAAAATTGTCTTGCTTTACTCAACACCTGAAACATTGGAAATTGAAGGAGTTGAAGTTCTTGAGAAACCCGAGGAGGAAATTGAGAGTATCATAAGAATTTTCAATAAAAGCGAAACATGA